A single Garra rufa chromosome 9, GarRuf1.0, whole genome shotgun sequence DNA region contains:
- the LOC141342326 gene encoding uncharacterized protein produces the protein MEDIVKQLAEVSVRQQQCFELLTEQHGQIQGYLAELRLPAAQHIPLPDPRVTAARLLPKLTADDDIEAYLKMFESVARTEGWARGTWAALLAPLLSGEAQRAYFSLPASSQSNYNELKREILGRLGLSATTAAQRFHEWEFKARLPVRTQAADLMRLAEHWLLEDSPSPSQVAERVVVDRMLRALPRSMRQAAGMRGPKSIAELVEAVELADAAYHREAGERAPPFPRRVPQERRPPEGIPRPVRRPSSPRDEPMPTDPPSPPVKPWMAGCVVHRRTPRGAPMTTVKIQGRSCQALLDSGSAVSLARPGTLEPRPSPKAVMPITCVHGDTRQVFTNLLTFHKGRKAWTLEVGVLKDLPVPLLLGRDWPGLEAALAETTQPARPRRRLRRQPSRGSESPHSLLTTDSGREGESPARDTNLFHNVFQQVTGGGDFGRAQKEDDRLKHCWRQVRVLEGQDVLPAPHPLPHFVVQNGLLYCVAERRGEVKRLLVVPKEKTETVLELAHAHPMAGHLGAQNTVQRIRDRFHWPGLEAEVKRFCQACPACQRTSPRKPPPSPLIPLPIIGVPFERIGMDIVGPLPRSGRGHEHILVIVDYATRYPEAVPLRQANAKSIARELFLLCSRVGLPSEILTDQGTPFMSRLMADLCRLLKVRQIRTSVYHPQTDGLVERFNQTLKQMLRKVAAEDKKDWDLLLPYVLFGVREVPQASTGFTPFELLFGRQPRGLLDVAREAWEQQPAVYRTVVEHVQDMRSKIDRVMPLVREHLVKSQQAQQRLYNRAAQPREFHPGDKVMVLVPNVACKFLAQWQGPYTVEERVGPVNYRVRQPGRRQAVQLYHVNLLKKWVGDRDQVAALAVQEPAVVDANPNLSAAQKTELRHLVGQFQDVFSDTPGQTNVLSHDIHTPPGVVVRQRPYRVPEARRQAIEQEVQKMLKLGVIEPSRSPWSSPIVLVPKPDGTLRFCNDYRRLNEVSAFDSYPMPRVDELLERLGRARYITTLDLTKGYWQVPLSSEARPKTAFSTPSGHWQYRTLPFGLHGAPATFQRLMDVVLRPHQTYAAAYLDDVVIHSEAWEDHLERLRRVLSELRRAGLTANPRKCHLAYNEARYLGFTVGRGLIRPQENKVKAVLDTPRPTNKTQVRAFLGLAGYYRCFIPSFSSIAAPLTDLTRKGQPERVHWNDYAERAFTRIKEALTTEPVLRAPDFGCPFLLQTDASDTGLGAVLSQVQEGEEHPVMYISRKLSQAEKKYAAVEKEALAIKWAVLELKYYLLGRHFTLFTDHAPLQWMARAKDTNARVTRWFLSLQDFHFDVRHRAGTSNTNADGLSRSWAAYAGLSGVTSPPPPVSPFSSLLQNQDVAWGGECGGSPEEQSASPWQLIRNTCNCSTRTNRSRRDLLYKRAPKDRRVRSFSKELKRLPSLSIVPFTDSP, from the coding sequence ATGGAGGACATTGTGAAACAGCTGGcagaggttagcgtccgccagcaacaGTGTTTTGAGCTTTTGACCGAACAACACGgccaaattcaaggttatttaGCAGAACTACGACTACCAGCCGCTCAACATATTCCCCTACCTGATCCCCGCGTCACTGCTGCTCGGCTTTTACCCAAGCTaaccgcagatgatgatattgaggcttacctcaaaatgtttgagtcAGTCGCTCGTACAGAGGGCTGGGCTAGAGGTACTTGGGCTGCGTTACTGGCACCGTTGCTTTCGGGGGAAGCTCAGCGTGCTTACTTTTCATTACCTGCGTCTTCTCAAAGTAATTATAATGAACTGAAAAGAGAAATTTTAGGCCGCTTAGGGCTATCAGCGACCACTGCCGCCCAGCGCTTCCATGAGTGGGAATTCAAAGCGCGGTTGCCAGTACGCACCCAAGCcgccgatctgatgcggttagccgaACACTGGCTGCTAGAGGACTCGCCATCCCCCTCCCAAGTCGCCGAGCGGGTAGTGGTTGACCGGATGCTGAGAGCGCTCCCGCGCTCGATGAGGCAGGCTGCCGGCATGCGGGGCCCAAAGTCCATCGCAGAGCTCGTCGAGGCGGTCGAACTGGCGGACGCAGCCTATCAtcgggaggccggggagcgagcgccgccttttccccggagggtgcCCCAGGAGCGACGGCCGCCAGAGGGCATCCCACGACCAGTGCGCAGACCGTCCAGCCCCCGCGACGAACCGATGCCCACGGACCCACCGTCTCCGCCTGTGAAGCCTTGGATGGCGGGCTGTGTGGTTCACCGCAGGACCCCCCGTGGAGCCCCGATGACCACGGTGAAAATTCAAGGCCGCTCCTGTCAAGCTTTACTGGACTCAGGAAGTGCCGTGTCCCTAGCAAGGCCCGGCACGCTGGAACCCCGGCCTAGTCCCAAAGCTGTAATGCCCATTACTTGTGTCCACGGAGATACCCGCcaggtatttactaatcttctcaCCTTCCACAAAGGTCGTAAAGCCTGGACTCTGGAAGTTGGCGTCCTCAAGGACCTACCTGTGCCGCTGCTACTGGGACGGgactggccggggttggaggcCGCCCTAGCCGAAACCACACAGCCCGCCCGTCCACGCCGACGCCTACGTCGCCAGCCGTCGCGGGGGTCTGAGAGCCCACACAGCCTGCTGACAACCGAcagtgggagagagggtgagtcCCCCGCCCGTGATACTAACCTTTTCCATAATGTTTTCCAGCAGGTTACGGGTGGGGGAGACTTTGGAAGAGCCCAGAAGGAAGACGACAGGCTGAAACACTGCTGGCGGCAAGTACGCGTCCTTGAAGGCCAGGACGTCCTTCCGGCCCCTCACCCTCTCCCACACTTCGTCGTGCAAAACGGTCTGCTGTACTGTGTCGCGGAGCGGCGGGGGGAGGTAAAACGTCTTCTCGTTGTCCCCAAGGAGAAAACGGAGACAGTCCTGGAGCTGGCGCATGCTCACCCCATGGCTGGACACCTGGGCGCCCAGAATACCGTGCAACGTATCCGTGATAGATTCCACTGGCCGGGACTCGAAGCAGAGGTCAAGAGGTTCTGCCAGGCCTGCCCAGCATGCCAACGGACATCCCCAcggaaacctccccccagcccacTCATCCCTTTACCCATCATTggggtgccctttgagcggatcgggatggacatcgtagggccgttgccgaggtctggccggggccacgagcacatcctcgtcattgtagactacgccacccggtatccagaGGCCGTTCCGCTACGCCAAGCCAACGCGAAATCCATCGCCCGGGAACTGTTCCTGCTGTGTAGCCGGGTGGGGCTaccgtcggagatactgaccgaccagggaacgcccttcatgtcccggctaatggctgacctctgccggctgctgaaggtacgACAAATCCGCACATCAGTCTACCAccctcagaccgacgggctcgtcgagaggttcaaTCAGACCCTGAAGCAGATGTTGCGGAAGGTAGCTGCTGAGGACAAGAAAGATTGGGACCTCCTCCTCCCCTATGTGCTGTTCGGAGTCCGAGAAGTTCCCCAGGCATCCACGGGGTTCACCCCATTTGAGCTCCTCTTTGGACGACAACCCCGCGGCCTCCTCGACGTGgcccgagaggcctgggagcagcagccggcagtctacCGGACCGTCGTTGAGCATGTGCAAGATATGAGGAGTAAAATCGACCgcgtcatgccattagtccgggaacatctGGTGAAGTCCCAGCAAGCCCAGCAACGTCTGtacaaccgggcggcccaaccgcgggagttccacCCAGGTGACAaggtgatggtcttggtccccaaCGTAGCCTGCAAGTTCCTGGCACAGTGGCAAGGACCCTATACAGTGGAGGAACGAGTCGGCCCGGTGAACTACAGGGTAAGACAGCCCGGCCGAAGGCAGGCTGTACAACTATATCATGTCAATTTGCTGAAGAAATGGGTCGGGGACCGAGACCAAGTGGCCGCCCTAGCCGTCCAAGAGCCCGCGGTTGTGGACGCCAACCCTAACCTCTCGGCCGcccagaagacggagctgcggcacctggtcggtcagttccaagacgtcttctccgacacccccggccagactaacGTCCTCTCCCATGACATCCACACTCCTCCAGGCGTcgtcgtccggcaacggccctatcgagtcccagaggcccgccggcaggctatagagcaGGAGGTCCAAAAAATGCTCAAACTGGGGGTAATTGAGCCATCCCGGAGCCCTTGGTCCAGCCCGATCGTCCTCGTCCCGAAGCCAGACGGCACCCTGCGCTTCTGTAATGACTACCGGCGCCTCAATGAAGTCTCTGCcttcgacagctaccccatgccccgagtggacGAACTCCTAgagcgcctgggaagggcccggtatATCACAACACTCGACCTGACAAAGGGCTATTGGCAAGTCCCCCTTTCTTCCGAAGCCCGACCAAAAACAGCCTTCTCCACTCCGTCTGGCCACTGGCAataccggacccttcccttcggcttGCACGGGGCACCCGCAACATTTCAACGCCTCATGGATGTCGTCCTTCGCCCCCATCAGACATACGCGGCGGCGTACCTTGACGACGTagtcatccactcggaggcatgggaggaccaccTGGAGCGGCTCCGCAGGGTGCTGTCTGAGCTCCGTCGGGCTGGactgaccgccaacccccgcaagtgtCACCTAGCCTACAACGAAGCACGCTACCTGGGGTTCACGGTCGGGAGAGGACTCATACGACCACAGGAAAACAAAGTAAAGGCCGTCCTGGACACCCCCCGGCCCACCAACAAGacccaggtacgtgccttcttggggttggcgggctATTACCGGTGTTTTATCCCCAGTTTCTCCTCTATAGCTGCCCCCCTGacggacctgaccaggaagggacagccagaaCGGGTCCACTGGAATGATTACGCGGAGCGGGCCTTTACACGCATTAAGGAAGCCTTGACCACGGAACCCGTCCTGAGAGCTCCAGACTTCGGCTGTCCCTTCTTGCTCCAGACGGATGCCTCTGACACGGGGTTGGGagccgtgctctcccaggtccaggagggagaaGAGCATCCTGTCATGTACATCAGCCGTAAGCTGTCCCAGGCCGAGAAGAAATACGCGGCCGTGGAAAAGGAAGccctcgccatcaagtgggcagtcctggagctaaaATATTACTTACTGGGTCGACATTTTACTCTCTTTACAGATCACGCccccctacagtggatggcccgagCAAAAGACACGAACGCCAGAGTCACAAGGTGGTTCCtttcgctccaggacttccacttcgatgtgcgccaccgagCCGGCACCAGCAACACCAACGCAGACGGgctctctcggtcctgggcagcatacgcaggtctgtcaggggtcacttcCCCCCCACCCCCAGTCTCCCCCTTTTCTTCTCTCCTCCAgaaccaggacgtcgcttgggggggggagtgtggcgggagtcccgaggaacaatcagcgtcgccctggcaactcatcaGGAACACCTGCAACTGCTCAACACGGACCAATCGATCACGGCGAGATCTCCTTTATAAACGAGCCCCAAAGGACAGAAGGGTGAGAAGCTTCTCCAAAGAGCTAAAACGCTTACCGTCTCTCTCTATCGTTCCTTTCACAGACTCGCCGTGA